In a single window of the Patescibacteria group bacterium genome:
- the recG gene encoding ATP-dependent DNA helicase RecG yields MNLQTNLDQIYGIGPNIYKKLQKLGLSKVEDMLFYYPFRYDDYSKIKNISELNDGETATVKGKIIHIANKRAKTKKMNITEAILEDKTDQIQIVWFNQPFIIKNLKIGDEIFVSGTIKKSLLGFSFVSPTYEKVQASTTHTARIVPIYPSTEKLTQKQIRYIIKQCIPASYLLEDILPNEIVNEEKFIEFDEAIRQIHFPENYETLKNAKNRLSFDEIFTLLCISKKIKNENEKQNAYEIKFNEYEIQKFVKSLPFDLTDDQKKSAWQIFQDMQKNIPMNRLLEGDVGSGKTIVALMSAYNTILDKYQASLMVPTQILAKQHFENIIKYLEKEDINIALFTNKDRKIYNGKKQIAIIPSKKVIAEKIKNHEIDFVIGTHSIIQKDIKFKKLGLIIVDEQHRFGVKQRHELMEKSKSKKSPHFLSMTATPIPRSLALTIFGDLDISRITQKPIGRKEIITKLIEPKNRTKAYEFIYNQINLGRQIFVVCPLINESDKLGVKSVMTEYEKLNNEIFPNIEIAYLHGKMKENEKKKVLDDFGENKIKILVSTSVIEVGIDYKNANIMMIEGADRFGLASLHQFRGRVGRGEYQSFCFLFTDNTNPLTKRRLDILTSTNDGFKLAEYDLKFRGSGDVYGEKQSGFMTQIKLADLSNFELIKKAQKWTNIIFSKNTNLDNYPLLKEKLSKISNNIHLE; encoded by the coding sequence ATGAATCTCCAGACAAATCTTGATCAAATCTACGGAATTGGTCCAAATATATACAAAAAACTTCAAAAACTCGGACTTTCAAAAGTTGAAGATATGCTTTTTTATTATCCGTTTAGATATGATGATTATTCCAAAATAAAAAATATAAGCGAATTAAACGATGGTGAAACAGCAACTGTAAAAGGAAAAATAATCCATATAGCCAACAAACGAGCAAAAACAAAAAAAATGAACATTACAGAGGCTATTTTGGAAGACAAAACAGACCAAATCCAAATTGTATGGTTCAATCAACCATTTATAATAAAAAACTTAAAAATTGGTGATGAAATATTTGTATCAGGAACAATAAAAAAATCACTCCTCGGCTTTTCATTTGTAAGCCCAACTTATGAAAAAGTACAAGCCAGTACAACTCATACTGCAAGAATAGTTCCAATTTATCCAAGCACAGAAAAGCTTACTCAAAAACAAATAAGGTATATTATCAAACAATGTATTCCGGCTTCATATTTATTAGAAGATATACTGCCAAATGAAATTGTAAATGAAGAAAAATTTATAGAGTTTGATGAGGCAATAAGACAAATTCATTTCCCAGAAAATTATGAAACTTTAAAAAATGCAAAAAATAGACTTTCATTTGATGAAATATTTACACTACTTTGTATTTCCAAAAAGATAAAAAATGAAAATGAAAAACAAAATGCATATGAGATAAAATTCAATGAATATGAAATACAAAAATTTGTAAAATCATTACCATTTGATCTCACAGATGATCAAAAAAAATCAGCCTGGCAAATATTTCAAGATATGCAAAAAAATATTCCTATGAATAGATTACTTGAAGGAGACGTTGGGAGTGGAAAAACAATAGTAGCTCTTATGTCAGCATACAATACAATATTAGACAAATATCAAGCATCATTGATGGTTCCAACTCAAATATTAGCAAAACAACATTTTGAAAATATTATAAAATACTTAGAAAAAGAAGATATTAATATTGCATTATTTACAAATAAAGATAGAAAAATATATAACGGCAAAAAACAAATAGCTATTATACCTAGTAAAAAAGTCATAGCAGAAAAAATAAAAAATCATGAAATAGATTTTGTAATAGGTACGCATTCTATAATACAAAAAGATATAAAATTTAAAAAATTAGGACTTATAATAGTAGATGAGCAACATAGATTTGGGGTAAAACAAAGACATGAACTCATGGAAAAATCAAAATCCAAAAAATCTCCACATTTTTTATCAATGACAGCAACTCCAATTCCAAGATCACTTGCTCTTACAATTTTTGGTGATTTGGATATTTCAAGAATTACACAAAAACCAATTGGAAGAAAAGAAATTATTACAAAGCTCATTGAGCCAAAAAATAGAACAAAAGCATATGAGTTTATATACAATCAAATTAATCTTGGACGACAAATATTTGTAGTTTGTCCTCTTATAAATGAATCTGACAAACTTGGAGTAAAATCCGTAATGACAGAATATGAAAAATTAAATAATGAAATATTTCCAAATATTGAAATAGCATATCTTCATGGAAAAATGAAGGAAAATGAAAAGAAAAAAGTTCTAGATGATTTTGGAGAAAACAAAATTAAAATTCTTGTTTCTACCTCTGTAATAGAAGTTGGAATAGATTACAAAAATGCAAACATTATGATGATAGAAGGTGCGGATAGATTTGGACTTGCATCACTTCACCAATTTCGAGGAAGAGTTGGCCGTGGAGAATATCAATCATTTTGTTTTTTATTTACTGACAATACTAATCCTCTTACAAAAAGAAGATTGGATATTTTGACAAGTACAAATGATGGTTTTAAACTAGCTGAATATGATTTAAAATTTCGTGGAAGTGGAGATGTTTATGGTGAAAAACAATCAGGATTTATGACACAAATAAAATTAGCTGACTTATCAAATTTTGAACTCATCAAAAAAGCTCAAAAATGGACAAATATAATATTTTCCAAAAACACTAATTTAGACAATTATCCATTATTAAAAGAAAAACTTTCAAAAATTTCAAACAATATTCACCTAGAATAG